The following are from one region of the Ignavibacteriota bacterium genome:
- a CDS encoding Rrf2 family transcriptional regulator encodes MSASTKLSTSVKALCYLQQEHPKAVSSFELEEAIGINSSKLRRILSLLVKNGIVESNAGMSGGFKLKKLPSEIHLQEIYCAIEDRKAFHLDVRRNAIKKNSLPEKLNSYFLDLFSEVQVTIEDKMKNITLQSIINKIKSN; translated from the coding sequence ATGTCTGCCTCCACAAAATTATCAACCTCAGTCAAAGCATTATGCTATTTGCAGCAAGAACACCCAAAAGCGGTTTCGAGTTTTGAGCTCGAAGAAGCTATCGGAATCAATTCATCCAAGTTGAGGAGAATTCTATCTTTACTCGTAAAAAATGGTATAGTTGAAAGTAACGCTGGAATGTCTGGAGGATTCAAATTGAAGAAGTTACCTTCGGAAATTCATTTGCAGGAAATCTATTGCGCAATCGAAGATAGGAAGGCTTTCCATTTGGATGTAAGACGAAATGCAATAAAGAAAAATAGCTTGCCTGAAAAATTGAACTCTTACTTTCTTGATTTATTTTCAGAAGTTCAGGTAACAATAGAGGATAAAATGAAAAATATAACATTACAATCAATTATAAATAAAATTAAAAGTAATTAA
- a CDS encoding L-lysine 6-transaminase has translation MITEIINPAEKVRETIGKYMLADGFQLILDLKNSYRTKIVDERNGDEYIDFFTFFASNPLGMNHPKLNSTEVVESLGLAAVNRPSNSDIYTTQMAEFVDTFGKVAKPDYMKHLFFIDGGALAVENGLKVAFDWKVRKNLQKGYKEERGQKVIHFKEAFHGRSGYTMSLTNTDENKIKYFPKFEWPRVINPKVTFPIEQHLEQIKKIETQALNEIKDAIKNNRDDIAVLILEPIQCEGGDNFFRKEFFTELRNLTLENEIILMFDEVQTGFGITGKFWAFEHFVKPDIIAFGKKSQQCGIMVSERIDEITDNCFNVSGRINSTWGGNLVDMVRSKYILNIMKEEELIDNSSQRGNYLLKRLFEIQSNYPNLISNTRGLGLLCSFDFPNKELRDDFRMRSEKEKLLILGCGVKSIRFRPMLNITDDELEEGLQVIEKVLKIMLSK, from the coding sequence ATGATCACAGAAATAATAAACCCTGCTGAAAAAGTTCGCGAAACAATCGGGAAGTATATGCTTGCTGATGGATTTCAATTAATCTTAGATTTAAAGAATAGTTATCGAACTAAAATAGTTGATGAACGAAATGGTGATGAGTATATAGATTTCTTCACTTTCTTTGCATCAAACCCGCTTGGAATGAATCATCCCAAACTTAATTCTACGGAAGTTGTCGAATCACTCGGATTAGCTGCTGTTAACAGACCATCAAATTCTGACATATATACAACACAGATGGCTGAGTTTGTTGATACTTTCGGAAAAGTTGCAAAACCTGATTATATGAAACATTTGTTTTTTATTGATGGTGGAGCTTTAGCCGTTGAAAATGGATTGAAAGTAGCCTTCGATTGGAAAGTTAGAAAAAATTTACAAAAAGGTTACAAAGAAGAAAGAGGACAAAAAGTAATCCATTTCAAAGAGGCTTTTCATGGTAGAAGCGGATATACAATGTCATTGACTAATACAGATGAAAATAAAATTAAGTACTTCCCTAAGTTTGAATGGCCCCGAGTTATCAATCCAAAAGTTACTTTTCCTATAGAGCAACATCTGGAACAAATAAAAAAAATTGAAACACAGGCACTAAATGAAATCAAAGATGCAATCAAAAATAATCGGGATGATATTGCTGTCCTGATTCTTGAACCAATCCAGTGTGAAGGTGGCGATAATTTTTTCAGAAAAGAATTTTTTACAGAACTAAGAAATCTCACACTGGAAAATGAAATTATATTGATGTTTGATGAAGTTCAGACTGGCTTTGGAATAACCGGAAAATTCTGGGCGTTTGAACATTTTGTAAAACCAGACATTATTGCTTTCGGAAAAAAATCACAGCAATGTGGTATTATGGTATCTGAGAGAATAGATGAAATTACGGATAATTGTTTTAATGTTTCCGGAAGAATTAACTCAACCTGGGGCGGAAATCTTGTCGATATGGTTCGCTCCAAATATATCCTGAACATAATGAAGGAAGAGGAGCTCATTGATAATTCATCACAAAGAGGTAACTACTTATTGAAAAGGCTTTTTGAGATTCAATCCAACTACCCTAATTTAATTAGCAATACCAGAGGTTTAGGTCTTCTGTGTTCATTTGACTTTCCTAACAAAGAACTCAGAGATGATTTTAGGATGAGATCTGAAAAAGAAAAATTGCTTATTCTCGGTTGCGGGGTTAAATCAATACGGTTCAGACCGATGCTTAATATAACAGATGATGAGCTGGAAGAAGGCTTGCAGGTGATTGAGAAAGTGCTTAAAATTATGTTGTCTAAATAA
- the rsmI gene encoding 16S rRNA (cytidine(1402)-2'-O)-methyltransferase produces MTGKLHIVSTPIGNLKDITLRAIETLNEVDFILCEDTRVTSVLTKQYNIIKQLISFNAVSETKKIPMIIERLRNGQSYALVSDSGTPAISDPGIRLVSEAIKNGIEVISVPGATALIAALTISGLPTDSFVFEGFLPQKKGRQKKLDELTKEERTIVLYESSHRIDKLIDELVEYFPERYVVVCRELTKKFEETWRGYPPELKEKLNEKTIKGEFVIVIANKSWKH; encoded by the coding sequence ATGACCGGTAAACTTCACATAGTTAGTACACCTATTGGTAATCTTAAGGATATTACGCTTCGCGCAATTGAGACATTGAACGAAGTTGACTTTATTTTGTGCGAAGATACTCGGGTCACTTCAGTATTAACTAAACAATATAATATCATTAAGCAGCTTATTTCATTTAATGCTGTCAGTGAGACTAAAAAAATTCCTATGATAATCGAGCGGCTTCGCAATGGACAGAGCTATGCGCTCGTTTCAGATTCTGGAACTCCAGCAATTTCAGATCCAGGAATCAGATTAGTTTCAGAAGCGATAAAAAATGGAATCGAAGTTATATCTGTTCCCGGAGCAACAGCTTTGATTGCCGCACTTACGATTAGCGGTCTGCCAACAGATTCTTTTGTATTCGAAGGATTTCTTCCTCAAAAAAAAGGAAGACAAAAAAAGCTCGATGAACTAACAAAAGAAGAAAGAACCATCGTGCTTTATGAATCTTCTCATAGAATTGATAAACTGATTGATGAACTTGTTGAATATTTTCCTGAAAGATATGTAGTGGTCTGCCGTGAGTTAACAAAAAAGTTTGAAGAAACCTGGCGGGGTTATCCTCCAGAGTTAAAAGAAAAGCTAAATGAGAAAACAATAAAAGGCGAGTTTGTAATTGTAATAGCAAACAAAAGTTGGAAGCACTGA
- a CDS encoding RDD family protein produces the protein MSTIEIQTTQNVNIEYPVANIGDRVVAAIIDSLIMLGYFISIIFLYIWILDLTEGSGLYFPVAYFIILFLPVFFYHLLCETFLNGQSFGKKIMKMRVVKLDGTQAGIGSYFLRWILTLIDYSFFGAVGIITLMMNGKGQRLGDLAANTTVVKLKAETKLDDTILTATPVNYDVKFPQVSALTDKDIAIIKSVLDMNYKNPDIYLYNQMLQKTKAAVENKTGITSTLHPLTFLDTVLKDYNYLLSE, from the coding sequence ATGTCAACTATCGAAATTCAGACAACTCAAAATGTGAACATCGAGTATCCTGTAGCAAATATTGGAGACAGAGTTGTTGCAGCAATTATAGATTCGTTGATAATGTTAGGTTATTTTATCAGCATAATATTTCTTTACATCTGGATTTTGGATTTAACTGAAGGTTCGGGACTATATTTTCCGGTTGCGTATTTCATAATATTATTTTTGCCGGTCTTTTTTTATCATCTATTGTGCGAAACATTTCTGAATGGACAATCCTTCGGAAAAAAAATAATGAAAATGCGAGTAGTTAAACTTGATGGAACACAAGCAGGAATCGGCAGTTACTTTTTAAGATGGATATTAACTCTGATTGATTATTCATTTTTTGGCGCTGTTGGAATAATTACACTTATGATGAATGGAAAGGGACAACGATTGGGTGATCTTGCTGCAAATACCACAGTGGTAAAACTAAAAGCAGAAACTAAACTTGATGATACTATTTTAACCGCAACTCCGGTTAACTATGATGTGAAATTTCCACAGGTAAGTGCTTTAACCGATAAAGACATTGCAATAATCAAATCGGTGTTGGATATGAACTATAAAAATCCTGATATTTATTTGTATAATCAGATGCTACAAAAAACTAAAGCGGCTGTTGAAAACAAAACTGGAATAACTTCAACTTTACATCCTTTAACATTCCTGGATACAGTGCTGAAAGATTATAATTATTTGTTGAGTGAGTAA
- a CDS encoding DUF58 domain-containing protein, translated as MKVLKSFYLSARFFIIVSFLVILFVSSYFQPQLLVITNLLFAALIFLLISDAVILYSNKNGIHSYRSVPKRLSNGDDNEIKIIIENKYPFKISCELIDEIPFEFQIRDLLFKIKVDSAVTKVFNYTLRPVKRGEYNFGSTNVYVSSPIGFVTRRYRFEGSRLVPVYPSYLQMKKYELMAISDRLTEAGVKRIRRIGHSMEFDHIKDYVRGDDFRTINWKATARKSRLMVNHFDDEKSQQVYSVIDIGRVMKMPFEGLSLLDYAINSSLVISSIAMLKQDKAGIVTFSNKVSKILPADRQARQMENILELLYNQKTDFLESDFEILTSAILKKVTHRSLILLYTNFESLNALQRQLPYLRRLAQTHLAIIIFFINTELFSLIDKAAENVEEIYHKTIAEKFAFEKRLIVKELARYSIQSILTTPQNLSVNTINKYLELKSRGLI; from the coding sequence GTGAAGGTTTTAAAAAGCTTCTATCTTTCTGCAAGATTTTTTATTATCGTTTCATTTCTGGTGATACTTTTTGTGTCTTCATATTTTCAGCCTCAATTGCTGGTGATAACAAATCTATTATTTGCGGCGCTTATTTTCCTTTTAATATCAGATGCAGTGATTCTGTACAGTAATAAGAACGGCATTCATTCTTATCGTTCCGTACCTAAACGCTTATCCAATGGTGATGATAATGAGATTAAAATTATTATTGAAAATAAATATCCATTCAAAATTAGTTGCGAGCTGATTGATGAGATTCCTTTTGAATTTCAAATAAGAGATCTTCTATTCAAGATAAAAGTTGATTCGGCTGTCACAAAAGTTTTTAATTATACTTTACGACCTGTTAAGCGCGGTGAATATAATTTCGGGAGTACAAACGTTTATGTATCGTCTCCAATTGGATTCGTGACTAGAAGATACAGATTTGAAGGAAGTAGATTAGTCCCTGTTTATCCGTCTTATCTGCAAATGAAAAAATATGAGCTTATGGCAATTTCAGACAGATTAACAGAAGCTGGTGTAAAACGAATTCGCAGAATTGGTCATTCGATGGAGTTTGATCACATAAAGGATTATGTCAGAGGAGATGATTTCAGAACTATTAACTGGAAAGCAACTGCAAGAAAATCAAGATTGATGGTCAATCATTTTGATGATGAAAAATCACAACAGGTTTACAGTGTAATCGATATTGGAAGAGTAATGAAAATGCCTTTCGAAGGATTAAGCTTGCTGGATTATGCAATAAATTCTTCGTTGGTGATATCAAGTATTGCAATGCTCAAACAGGATAAAGCAGGGATTGTTACTTTTTCTAATAAAGTCAGTAAAATACTTCCCGCAGATCGGCAAGCCAGGCAGATGGAAAATATTCTCGAACTTTTATATAATCAAAAAACAGATTTTCTTGAATCAGACTTTGAAATTCTTACTTCTGCGATTTTAAAAAAAGTTACTCATCGAAGCCTGATATTATTATACACAAACTTTGAAAGTTTAAACGCTCTTCAAAGACAACTACCTTACTTAAGACGACTCGCACAAACGCACCTGGCAATTATTATCTTTTTCATTAACACTGAACTTTTCTCTTTAATAGATAAAGCTGCAGAAAATGTTGAGGAGATATATCATAAAACTATAGCTGAAAAATTTGCTTTCGAGAAACGATTAATTGTTAAAGAATTAGCAAGATACAGCATTCAATCAATTCTAACGACTCCGCAGAATCTCTCTGTAAATACAATAAATAAATATCTCGAATTAAAATCACGAGGATTGATTTAA
- a CDS encoding MoxR family ATPase: MEETNFTPRTDLTELKESVDRVRTEVKKIIVGQENIIDLMIAAVLADGHILIEGVPGIAKTLLAKIIAKTISADFSRIQFTPDLMPSDILGTSVFNIKTSEFEFNRGPIFSNIILIDEINRAPAKTQSALFESMEERQVTIDGKTYKMESPFTVFATQNPIEHEGTYKLPEAQLDRFLFKVQMDYPLEHQEVKILLDLHSRKNINDLNLIQPVFTRDKLQQLREKVRTAHLDEKVAGYITRVVNKTRNNSDLYLGGSPRASISIMIGAKAVAAMNGRDFVTPDDVKMVVYPALRHRIILTPEKEMEGKTPDDIIKTILERAEVPR; encoded by the coding sequence ATGGAAGAAACTAACTTTACACCTCGAACGGATCTGACCGAACTTAAAGAATCTGTTGACCGGGTAAGAACAGAAGTAAAAAAAATAATTGTCGGACAGGAAAACATAATTGATTTGATGATCGCTGCAGTTTTAGCTGATGGTCACATTTTGATTGAAGGTGTACCGGGAATTGCAAAAACACTTCTTGCAAAAATAATTGCAAAAACAATTTCGGCTGATTTTTCGCGAATTCAATTCACTCCTGATTTAATGCCTTCTGACATTTTAGGAACTTCTGTATTCAATATTAAAACTTCAGAATTTGAATTTAATCGTGGACCAATCTTTTCGAATATTATCCTGATTGATGAGATAAATAGAGCCCCTGCTAAAACACAATCTGCATTATTTGAATCAATGGAAGAGCGTCAGGTTACAATAGATGGAAAAACTTATAAAATGGAATCTCCGTTTACAGTTTTTGCAACACAAAACCCTATCGAGCATGAAGGAACTTATAAATTACCAGAGGCTCAGCTTGATAGATTTTTATTTAAAGTTCAAATGGATTATCCTCTTGAGCATCAGGAAGTAAAAATTCTTCTCGATCTGCACAGCAGAAAAAACATCAACGATCTGAACCTGATTCAACCGGTTTTTACTCGGGATAAGCTGCAACAATTGCGTGAAAAAGTTCGAACCGCTCACCTTGATGAAAAAGTTGCTGGATATATAACCCGCGTAGTTAATAAAACACGTAACAATAGTGATCTGTATCTTGGTGGATCACCCAGAGCTTCAATATCTATTATGATCGGCGCAAAAGCAGTCGCAGCTATGAATGGCAGAGACTTTGTAACTCCGGATGATGTTAAAATGGTTGTTTATCCTGCGTTACGCCACAGGATTATTTTAACTCCTGAAAAAGAAATGGAAGGGAAGACCCCGGATGATATTATCAAGACAATTCTTGAAAGAGCCGAGGTTCCAAGATAG
- a CDS encoding DUF4129 domain-containing protein — MQIIRIILLTILFTFSVFQLNYAQKAASAINSDYTFYSDTTKKIQSTKDDSLVIQLKALPEGFINKYKNDPDFNYDGTPEPADDWITKISNWINQQLILMSNSKTFSIILDYLYYGLMIIALLLIIRGLIKADRRGLLFGKVNTNQIKMNEDDEDISQMNFDELISAAIASKQFKLAIRYMYLKSLNLLSEKGLIELKNNKTNYQYLSEIRNEQIATAFRNTTSLFEWIWYGDFPVDEQTVNSSQKDFKKLYSVIAA; from the coding sequence ATGCAGATTATTCGAATAATATTATTGACGATTCTCTTCACTTTCAGTGTATTTCAACTTAACTATGCACAGAAAGCTGCTTCGGCAATTAATTCGGATTATACATTTTATTCTGATACAACAAAAAAAATTCAATCAACAAAAGATGATAGTCTTGTTATTCAACTCAAAGCTTTGCCTGAAGGATTTATAAATAAATACAAAAACGATCCTGATTTTAATTACGATGGTACACCTGAACCAGCAGACGATTGGATAACAAAAATCAGCAACTGGATCAATCAACAGTTGATTCTCATGAGTAATTCCAAAACATTCTCTATAATTTTAGATTATCTTTATTATGGCTTAATGATAATTGCTTTACTCCTGATTATTCGGGGATTAATTAAAGCCGATCGTCGTGGCTTATTATTTGGTAAAGTAAATACTAATCAGATAAAAATGAATGAAGATGATGAAGACATAAGTCAAATGAATTTTGATGAACTTATTTCAGCAGCAATTGCAAGTAAACAATTTAAACTTGCAATTCGTTACATGTATCTAAAATCACTCAATCTGCTTTCTGAAAAAGGATTGATTGAATTAAAAAATAATAAGACCAACTATCAGTATTTATCCGAAATCAGGAATGAACAGATTGCAACAGCATTCCGGAATACAACTTCACTTTTCGAATGGATTTGGTATGGCGATTTTCCAGTTGATGAACAGACTGTTAATTCTTCTCAGAAAGATTTCAAGAAATTATATTCCGTTATTGCTGCATGA
- a CDS encoding stage II sporulation protein M, whose translation MREVTFLKKNADKWKEFETFLSSKENINPDKLAALFIELTDDLSYSRTFFPESKTTQYLNSLTARVHQSIYKSKKERKERFFRFWKYEAPLLFYKHRLKIVISFSIFFISMLMGVVSSAGDSGFVRLIMGDGYVNMTLENIDKGDPMAIYKQMNGVDMFLGITFNNIRVSFIAFVYGILISFGTGWVLMSNGIMLGAFQYFFHIHNLLFESILVIWIHGTLEISAIIIAGAAGLVLGNSILFPGTYSRRQSFIIGSKEGLKIIVSLVPIFITAGFLESFVTRFTGMPIYLSLTIIISSAIFVIWYFVIYPYRIFHNLISKNAAK comes from the coding sequence TTGAGAGAAGTTACATTTCTTAAAAAGAATGCTGATAAGTGGAAAGAATTTGAAACTTTTCTTTCATCTAAAGAAAATATTAATCCTGATAAACTTGCAGCACTTTTTATCGAACTTACCGATGACCTTTCTTATTCGAGAACCTTTTTTCCTGAAAGTAAGACTACTCAATACCTGAACTCACTTACTGCGCGTGTTCATCAATCAATTTATAAAAGTAAAAAAGAACGGAAAGAAAGATTTTTTCGCTTCTGGAAGTACGAAGCTCCATTACTTTTCTACAAGCATAGATTGAAAATAGTAATTTCGTTTTCCATATTCTTTATTTCAATGTTGATGGGTGTTGTATCATCAGCAGGTGATTCAGGTTTTGTAAGACTGATAATGGGAGATGGCTATGTAAATATGACTTTGGAAAATATTGATAAAGGGGATCCGATGGCTATTTACAAACAGATGAATGGTGTAGATATGTTTCTTGGAATTACATTTAATAACATTCGTGTATCATTTATCGCTTTTGTTTATGGAATTCTGATTTCATTTGGAACGGGATGGGTATTGATGTCAAATGGAATTATGCTTGGAGCATTTCAATACTTCTTTCATATTCATAATTTATTGTTCGAATCGATTCTTGTTATCTGGATACACGGTACACTTGAAATTTCTGCAATCATTATTGCAGGTGCTGCAGGATTAGTTTTGGGTAATAGTATTCTATTTCCGGGAACATATTCAAGAAGACAATCTTTCATAATCGGTTCCAAAGAAGGTTTAAAAATAATCGTAAGCCTTGTGCCTATTTTCATCACCGCTGGTTTTCTGGAATCTTTTGTAACAAGATTTACTGGAATGCCAATTTATTTAAGTTTAACAATAATTATCAGTTCAGCTATTTTCGTTATCTGGTATTTTGTCATTTATCCATACAGAATTTTTCATAACCTAATAAGTAAAAATGCAGCAAAGTAA